One part of the Bdellovibrio sp. KM01 genome encodes these proteins:
- a CDS encoding biotin transporter BioY, with amino-acid sequence MTAEKSFIPSLILRFGNKISHHIAATLMGAVIITAVAQIKISLPFTPVPITGQTFGVALISLLWGKTRGFAAVVIYLLFAVTSMSFGPTSGYLIGMLVASYLMGYLADRGWTEKYWSTWLAAFLGSCIILSCGVLILSLYMPHDTLLLTGVLPFLPGDFLKTLLACFIVRQVKR; translated from the coding sequence ATGACTGCCGAAAAATCTTTTATTCCATCGCTCATTCTCAGGTTTGGTAATAAAATCAGTCACCATATTGCCGCCACCTTAATGGGTGCTGTGATCATTACAGCAGTCGCGCAAATCAAGATTTCCCTGCCTTTTACTCCGGTGCCAATCACAGGACAAACTTTTGGTGTGGCTTTAATCTCCCTGTTGTGGGGTAAAACTCGCGGTTTTGCAGCCGTGGTGATTTACCTGCTCTTTGCTGTAACAAGCATGAGCTTTGGACCCACCAGCGGTTATCTCATCGGCATGCTAGTCGCATCCTATTTAATGGGCTACTTAGCGGACCGAGGATGGACGGAAAAATATTGGAGTACTTGGCTTGCTGCATTTCTTGGGAGCTGTATCATTTTATCCTGTGGCGTTTTGATTCTATCACTATATATGCCCCACGATACGTTGCTACTGACTGGAGTTTTGCCGTTTCTTCCCGGGGATTTTCTTAAAACTCTTCTCGCCTGCTTTATCGTAAGGCAGGTCAAACGATGA
- a CDS encoding MarR family winged helix-turn-helix transcriptional regulator, protein MRFLKTSKIQFLLSIVEQLNYYHPMKISKYLEHSPVFAINSAYEAIIPQLNKRLKKEDVNLLQGLVLTALFFEGRSDLSPSALAEQFNTSRGNMSHILSHLEYKGWVKRVLDPKDARKFFIELKPEGKKKALTLIKVYDQIQNHFERELGAAACQKTAAMILRLVLL, encoded by the coding sequence GTGAGATTTTTAAAAACCTCAAAGATACAATTTTTGTTATCAATAGTTGAACAGTTAAACTATTATCATCCTATGAAGATTTCAAAATACCTGGAACACAGCCCTGTATTCGCCATTAATTCGGCTTATGAGGCCATAATTCCTCAATTAAACAAAAGACTAAAAAAAGAAGACGTCAACTTGTTGCAGGGCCTGGTGCTGACTGCGTTGTTCTTTGAAGGCCGGTCTGATTTGTCGCCGTCAGCTTTGGCAGAGCAGTTCAATACGTCTCGCGGAAATATGAGCCATATACTTTCGCATTTGGAGTACAAAGGTTGGGTGAAGAGAGTGCTGGATCCCAAAGATGCGCGAAAGTTTTTTATTGAACTTAAGCCTGAAGGGAAAAAGAAAGCGCTGACGCTAATTAAAGTGTATGACCAGATTCAAAATCACTTTGAAAGAGAGTTGGGAGCAGCGGCCTGCCAGAAGACCGCTGCCATGATTCTCCGTTTGGTTCTACTATGA
- a CDS encoding HEAT repeat domain-containing protein — MRTPKKYLSTLLTTTFLFALPSFSYAQKVGFESEFATAGFMEAQWGEKQRELSKTMLEIVKANFAGQGEIVTIPWAKYPEKNLTMLAYKDPRGRMWSVDPESVNTTGLDGVEFVTPALDSQEDIERYSKIMKAFRKTGLLTRGLRSSNHVTVDVSHLTKDPNNISKLVDLILTIENHWIEIYRFFDPIRYGTIINRFSVPLALDQQDLLKELAALPENQRTYSNVRNLFLKYDQLEDQLRNGDGKNAVRKWKYRAANYGKLFRLAPDSKAISAIEFRIGDLDFGSRIEEKAEFVKKLVSLETLDKTFKSPFGDKVLDWKQGTEALTKSQLNTDFLKNLVSAESLALIEKKEVRKANQNTADVDLLDMNRPVEKNGKFVTYGFEAEFENGARAKSIIKDNSAVKINTFPYLEGNFSMEDTGNLEVRSIGGERNLGEVLEQMDNVKTTLREDLRGFHMHMRIPAEIISQHDPEILKAWLSNISDAVFAWRLQNRQHFFALKAKTQQRLTYADGLEMRGPIRLIPLDKGGWDIEIRGYMSDSERIGMMAQKIVTGLMNPSLISTSLSEQRLISSKKMTLEESLKKFNKVILNRNMSDREIEIAQQLSKEVYGEGVLPLYDFATLFDNQPIKKRKIQDATMTFFKEVTTVIRNDLSGKYTEQERSKQFRWRIKRWAQAIDLQTLMEQRILRSPTDSKGKEVIPYAYDREASLQAKMAKGASTKWTQLMDELSQERHAWNVSRTITDIKNQPGFYDLLETLFSQKKGYVAMIDGAALSLSKDTSARASEILLKNWDSISNGTRTTLLMNFTGRTDNFSLDLLEKVIASEYSYGKMLALAILKERTEERAVKIIGKAMRENDLEIRSAAVSALARRTDPASFALLKKALQDPSSEVSDLAIRGFNGRNEAEIPLLLKKITPARNERLTIILEALQGKSDPITQELAMQSMSIALKKRNIDLQVASLRTIRGELTSDLSEMVQKAFGFNNRKVTLAAAMMLAQNSDPKAHLMLFSHLDKVETNYLNEILDVSRSEITEKLFNAALASKGLYESDRASIKRSYILRFGSLNAKPTAIVNSCQAVFQ; from the coding sequence ATGCGTACACCAAAGAAATATCTGTCGACACTTTTGACGACCACATTCCTTTTTGCGCTACCATCATTTAGTTACGCACAGAAAGTGGGATTCGAAAGCGAATTCGCAACAGCCGGTTTCATGGAAGCCCAATGGGGCGAAAAGCAAAGGGAGCTCTCTAAAACCATGCTGGAAATTGTAAAAGCCAATTTCGCCGGCCAAGGTGAAATCGTCACAATTCCATGGGCAAAGTATCCTGAAAAAAATCTGACAATGTTAGCCTATAAAGATCCACGAGGTCGCATGTGGAGTGTGGATCCTGAATCCGTCAATACCACGGGTCTCGATGGTGTCGAGTTCGTGACGCCGGCCTTGGATTCACAGGAAGATATCGAACGCTACTCCAAGATTATGAAAGCCTTCCGTAAAACCGGCTTGCTTACACGTGGATTGAGAAGTTCAAACCATGTCACCGTTGATGTGAGTCACTTAACTAAAGACCCCAATAACATCAGCAAATTGGTGGATTTAATCCTGACGATCGAAAATCACTGGATAGAAATCTATCGTTTCTTCGATCCAATTCGCTATGGGACAATTATCAACCGCTTCTCGGTTCCACTGGCGTTGGACCAACAAGATTTGCTGAAAGAACTGGCTGCCCTGCCGGAAAATCAGCGTACTTATAGCAACGTACGCAATCTATTTTTAAAGTATGACCAACTGGAAGATCAGCTTCGCAACGGCGATGGTAAAAATGCCGTACGAAAATGGAAATATCGCGCGGCAAATTATGGTAAGCTTTTTCGTTTGGCACCTGACTCAAAAGCAATTTCAGCAATCGAGTTTCGTATCGGCGATTTAGACTTTGGATCGCGAATTGAAGAAAAAGCTGAGTTTGTCAAAAAACTTGTCTCTTTAGAAACACTCGATAAGACCTTCAAATCCCCTTTTGGCGATAAAGTTTTGGATTGGAAACAAGGCACTGAAGCTTTAACAAAATCGCAGCTAAATACTGACTTTCTAAAAAACCTAGTGAGCGCGGAATCCCTTGCTCTTATTGAAAAGAAAGAAGTTAGAAAAGCAAACCAAAATACCGCTGACGTGGACCTTCTGGACATGAATAGACCCGTTGAAAAAAATGGCAAATTTGTGACCTACGGCTTTGAGGCAGAATTTGAAAATGGCGCACGAGCAAAGAGCATAATCAAGGACAATTCCGCCGTAAAAATCAATACCTTTCCATACTTGGAAGGGAACTTCAGCATGGAAGACACTGGAAACCTGGAAGTTCGCTCCATTGGTGGCGAAAGAAATTTAGGTGAAGTTCTTGAACAAATGGACAATGTTAAAACAACTCTCCGCGAAGACTTGCGCGGATTTCATATGCATATGCGAATTCCCGCTGAAATCATCAGTCAACATGATCCCGAAATTCTAAAAGCCTGGCTGAGTAACATCTCAGACGCCGTGTTTGCATGGAGACTTCAAAATCGCCAACATTTCTTTGCGTTAAAAGCAAAAACGCAACAGCGTCTGACTTACGCCGACGGACTCGAAATGCGCGGGCCTATTCGTCTGATTCCACTTGATAAGGGCGGCTGGGATATCGAAATTCGCGGCTACATGTCGGACTCAGAAAGAATTGGAATGATGGCTCAGAAAATTGTGACTGGACTTATGAATCCATCTCTCATTTCAACGTCTCTAAGCGAGCAACGACTCATTTCCAGTAAAAAAATGACGCTCGAGGAATCTCTAAAAAAATTCAACAAAGTTATTCTTAACAGAAACATGTCAGATAGAGAGATAGAAATAGCCCAGCAACTTTCGAAAGAGGTCTACGGAGAGGGAGTTTTGCCTCTTTATGATTTCGCAACGCTATTTGACAATCAACCTATTAAAAAACGTAAAATTCAAGACGCAACAATGACTTTTTTTAAAGAAGTCACCACAGTGATTAGAAACGATCTGAGTGGCAAGTACACCGAACAAGAGAGAAGCAAGCAATTCCGTTGGCGCATCAAAAGATGGGCCCAGGCCATTGATCTACAAACGTTGATGGAACAACGAATTCTAAGATCTCCAACTGATTCGAAAGGAAAAGAAGTCATTCCGTATGCCTACGATCGGGAAGCCAGCCTACAAGCCAAAATGGCGAAAGGCGCATCTACAAAATGGACACAATTAATGGATGAACTCAGCCAGGAAAGGCATGCCTGGAATGTTTCAAGAACTATTACAGACATAAAAAATCAACCTGGGTTTTATGACTTATTGGAGACACTCTTCTCACAAAAGAAGGGTTATGTAGCTATGATAGATGGTGCTGCCTTATCGCTATCAAAAGACACCAGCGCCAGAGCATCTGAAATTCTTCTCAAAAACTGGGATTCAATTTCGAATGGTACGCGCACAACACTGCTTATGAACTTCACAGGTCGAACAGATAATTTTTCATTGGACCTTCTTGAGAAGGTTATTGCCAGTGAATATTCTTATGGGAAGATGTTAGCTCTAGCGATCCTAAAAGAAAGAACCGAGGAACGGGCCGTAAAAATAATCGGCAAAGCTATGCGAGAAAATGATTTGGAGATTCGCTCTGCCGCAGTCTCAGCATTAGCGAGACGCACCGACCCAGCCTCATTTGCATTACTAAAGAAAGCGCTTCAAGATCCATCTTCTGAAGTTTCCGACCTCGCTATAAGAGGTTTCAATGGAAGAAACGAAGCCGAAATCCCGCTGTTGCTTAAAAAAATCACGCCTGCGAGAAATGAACGGCTCACAATCATCCTGGAAGCGCTCCAAGGAAAAAGTGATCCCATCACGCAAGAGCTTGCAATGCAAAGCATGTCAATTGCATTGAAGAAGAGAAATATAGATCTTCAAGTTGCATCCTTAAGAACAATCCGTGGTGAACTGACTTCTGATTTGTCTGAAATGGTCCAAAAAGCATTTGGATTCAATAATCGCAAAGTCACACTTGCTGCAGCGATGATGCTTGCGCAAAACTCTGATCCCAAGGCGCATCTTATGCTATTCTCTCATTTAGATAAAGTTGAGACAAATTATCTAAATGAGATTCTCGACGTTTCTCGATCGGAAATCACTGAAAAATTATTTAATGCCGCTCTCGCCTCAAAAGGACTCTATGAAAGCGATCGTGCCTCAATAAAACGAAGCTATATTTTACGATTTGGATCTTTGAATGCGAAACCCACTGCAATCGTAAATTCCTGCCAGGCGGTATTTCAATAA
- a CDS encoding DUF502 domain-containing protein, producing the protein MKQLQKIFLQGLVTFLPIALTIYIIYAGVSIVDSILGDALRQVMPVYIPGLGFLLTIVLIFFLGFLLNNLLAAGLFHKLEQKMTQVPLFKAVYSPLRDLMNMFSKSGGPGGAMQTVVLVDIAESGIRAMGLVTRESFSDIPAIQAQANDHVSVYIPMSYGLGGFTLLVPRNRITPIDIPIERAMSLAITGWVKADKHEGDK; encoded by the coding sequence ATGAAACAGCTTCAGAAAATATTCTTGCAAGGGCTCGTAACTTTCCTGCCCATCGCCCTTACGATTTACATCATCTATGCTGGTGTCTCTATCGTGGATAGCATCCTTGGGGATGCCCTTCGCCAAGTGATGCCGGTGTATATCCCCGGCTTGGGCTTCTTGCTGACGATCGTTTTGATCTTCTTTTTGGGCTTCCTTTTGAATAACCTTTTGGCTGCGGGTCTCTTTCACAAACTTGAACAAAAGATGACTCAGGTTCCATTGTTCAAAGCAGTTTACAGTCCCCTGCGCGATTTAATGAATATGTTCTCAAAAAGTGGTGGCCCCGGTGGCGCTATGCAAACCGTGGTTTTGGTCGATATCGCTGAATCAGGTATCCGTGCCATGGGTTTGGTCACTCGCGAAAGCTTTTCTGATATTCCTGCGATCCAAGCTCAAGCCAATGATCACGTATCTGTGTATATTCCGATGAGTTATGGTTTGGGTGGATTCACTTTGCTAGTTCCTCGCAACCGCATCACTCCAATCGACATCCCGATTGAAAGAGCGATGAGCCTGGCCATCACGGGCTGGGTCAAAGCGGATAAGCACGAGGGAGACAAGTAA
- a CDS encoding GNAT family N-acetyltransferase — MKSTTVPLYKETKRLILRHLEPYDYENWSQAFSSMRPPQSEWDETSWTLSELTKAKFKEKLRKELKRRAADSAYELSVFRKDDGMLIGHVAIDGIIRGNFQNGVLGYRIFNNFWGEGYATEACAAAMQLAFKELKLHRVEAFIEPDNKPSLKVAKKIKLRKEGLSIRRVFFKKKWIDLSVFAATSEDYGIKYKFPLK; from the coding sequence ATGAAATCGACAACCGTGCCACTTTATAAAGAAACCAAACGCCTGATCCTGCGTCACCTTGAACCCTACGACTATGAAAATTGGTCGCAAGCTTTCAGCAGCATGCGCCCACCACAAAGCGAGTGGGATGAAACCAGCTGGACACTTTCCGAACTGACGAAAGCCAAATTCAAAGAGAAATTGAGAAAAGAACTAAAGCGCCGCGCTGCTGATTCAGCTTATGAGCTCAGCGTTTTTCGCAAAGACGATGGCATGCTGATTGGTCATGTGGCCATCGATGGCATCATCCGCGGAAACTTTCAAAATGGCGTTTTAGGATATCGCATCTTCAATAATTTTTGGGGAGAAGGATATGCCACGGAAGCTTGCGCAGCCGCGATGCAATTGGCATTTAAAGAATTAAAACTTCACCGCGTTGAAGCCTTTATCGAGCCCGACAACAAGCCCTCATTGAAGGTCGCAAAGAAAATTAAACTTCGCAAAGAAGGTCTTAGTATTCGTCGCGTGTTCTTTAAGAAAAAATGGATCGATCTTTCCGTCTTTGCAGCAACCAGCGAAGACTACGGAATTAAGTATAAATTTCCACTAAAATAG
- a CDS encoding leucyl aminopeptidase family protein, with protein MAKKKVAASKASAKLQIRSWIETFDIGKELKAKNEMTGFVYFLAADDSNKLQGLVEEHALAWQMESIKKNDKELNHFVGLQGPVWIVRPKGKNSVGHDGLLDEATYTWARDQFGSLVPHFKSHQLKALRIEFFGTEKAQELGALVGLDMAPYNYRQFVDGKHLADMPKVSLIKSSEDFDKALIKEASVRARAVTLARHLVNMPPNDLNPKTFAEMATKKLPFGKNLKVTVWDDKKLASEKMGLHLSVGMGATHGPRMVHMKYRPTKKSGLKPVAFVGKGITFDTGGLDIKPSSAMRLMKKDMGGAASVIALALWASESQYPGPLDFYLALAENAVDANAFRPGDIVTARNGMKVEIDNTDAEGRLVLADVLDVACKQKGSDDPEFVIDVATLTGAIKVGLGAEIAGLFANDDDLANELTKAGQRAGDLNWRMPLFDKYWGDLSSPFADCKNSGGGFGGAITAALFLQKFVGGKKWAHLDVYAWADRANGAIGSSGGSGQPVQCLIEFLQSRV; from the coding sequence GTGGCAAAAAAGAAGGTAGCGGCGTCAAAAGCATCCGCAAAGCTGCAAATCCGTTCGTGGATTGAAACATTTGATATTGGCAAGGAACTTAAAGCCAAAAATGAAATGACGGGCTTCGTCTATTTCTTGGCTGCCGATGACTCTAATAAGCTTCAAGGTTTAGTGGAAGAACATGCGCTGGCCTGGCAAATGGAATCCATCAAAAAGAATGACAAAGAGCTTAACCATTTCGTAGGGCTGCAAGGACCGGTTTGGATCGTGCGTCCTAAGGGCAAAAACTCGGTTGGTCACGATGGTCTTTTGGATGAGGCGACTTATACTTGGGCCCGTGATCAATTCGGTTCCTTGGTGCCTCATTTTAAATCTCACCAATTAAAGGCGTTGCGTATTGAGTTCTTTGGAACTGAAAAAGCTCAAGAGTTGGGTGCCTTGGTTGGTTTGGATATGGCTCCTTACAATTATCGCCAATTCGTTGACGGCAAACACTTGGCGGATATGCCAAAAGTGTCTTTGATCAAATCTTCTGAAGATTTCGATAAAGCCCTGATTAAAGAAGCCTCGGTTCGCGCCCGTGCGGTGACGTTGGCTCGCCACTTGGTGAACATGCCCCCGAACGATTTGAATCCGAAAACATTCGCTGAAATGGCGACAAAAAAACTGCCTTTCGGTAAAAACTTGAAAGTGACCGTTTGGGACGACAAGAAACTTGCTTCTGAAAAAATGGGTTTGCATTTATCGGTGGGTATGGGTGCGACCCATGGTCCGCGCATGGTGCATATGAAATACCGTCCAACAAAGAAATCCGGTTTGAAACCTGTGGCTTTTGTTGGCAAGGGAATCACTTTCGATACAGGTGGTTTGGATATCAAGCCGTCATCGGCGATGCGCTTGATGAAAAAAGACATGGGTGGAGCGGCAAGTGTGATCGCTTTGGCTTTGTGGGCTTCTGAATCTCAATACCCAGGTCCTTTGGATTTCTATCTGGCTTTGGCTGAAAATGCAGTGGATGCAAATGCCTTCCGTCCTGGTGATATCGTCACCGCTCGTAACGGGATGAAAGTTGAAATTGACAATACTGATGCTGAAGGCCGTTTGGTTTTGGCAGACGTTTTAGACGTGGCTTGCAAACAAAAAGGTTCCGATGATCCTGAATTTGTGATCGATGTGGCAACTCTAACGGGTGCTATCAAAGTCGGTTTGGGTGCAGAGATCGCTGGTCTATTTGCAAACGATGACGATTTGGCAAACGAGCTGACTAAAGCCGGCCAACGCGCAGGTGATTTGAACTGGCGCATGCCATTGTTCGATAAATACTGGGGCGATCTATCGTCACCGTTTGCGGATTGCAAAAACTCCGGTGGCGGTTTCGGCGGAGCGATCACAGCAGCGCTCTTCCTGCAAAAATTCGTCGGCGGCAAAAAATGGGCTCACTTGGATGTATACGCTTGGGCCGATCGCGCAAACGGCGCCATCGGCAGCAGCGGGGGCTCGGGGCAACCGGTGCAATGCCTGATCGAATTCCTGCAATCCCGCGTTTAG
- a CDS encoding S8 family serine peptidase — translation MKRIILGFIVPFVAFSGAAFAQMSTVVPGEYIVKVRNSSTGVNQQGVRSRLAQRVTMKGAYSRLGMYHVSVRSLSTASQEVEDLKQDPDIEYVEPNYIWSAGQTSYSEYASQGYALQTLVTNNWVSTNSTSYSQFSNTVVNNTAVTGAWSLSTSLSTNSNKVIVAVVDSGLDRTHPVFKAYKSDGTGGSGALWVNTAEANGTPGYDDDGNGFVDDINGWNFVANSPNVNDDNNHGTHVSGIVVGAGLNIFQRPLPESKIVIMPVKSLAADGTGTTATAIKAIDYAVNNGAQVINNSWGGSNFSKALLDSLTAAYNNGILIVNAAGNYNSNNDSLPMYPANYDLPSVISVASVGSSDVRSSFSNYGKNTVHIASPGESILSTVPGGGYNYMSGTSMASPFVAGVAALALREEPQLTGYQIKQKLFANVDVIAGLANYVSTSGRIDSAKLITAVQASHGETASQPSYVYSASRYPASADSAGGATGCGLVTTAINGGPGAGGANPTAGVVFGLMMIPMAVWFVLRQRAMANDPRNKRRHDRFKMQSSIKVMVGDRELVGSMNSISQGGLSFNTDQALEKGGIITMRIQSPDGHEVIEVQGQVVWSEANQAYGVQFANAKQGTLAMIQQWTANLVKS, via the coding sequence GTGAAACGCATTATATTAGGTTTCATTGTCCCGTTCGTAGCATTCAGTGGAGCAGCATTCGCACAGATGTCGACTGTTGTTCCGGGCGAATACATCGTGAAAGTGCGTAACAGTTCAACGGGTGTAAACCAACAAGGCGTTCGTTCAAGACTTGCGCAAAGAGTCACTATGAAAGGTGCATACAGCCGCTTAGGTATGTATCACGTTTCTGTACGTTCTTTGTCGACGGCTTCTCAAGAGGTTGAAGATCTTAAACAAGATCCAGATATCGAATATGTAGAGCCTAACTATATATGGTCAGCTGGTCAGACTTCGTATTCTGAATACGCATCCCAAGGTTATGCTTTGCAAACTTTGGTAACTAACAATTGGGTTTCTACGAATTCGACGTCTTATTCACAGTTTTCAAATACCGTTGTAAATAACACGGCCGTGACAGGTGCCTGGAGTCTTTCAACATCACTCTCTACTAATAGTAATAAAGTCATCGTGGCGGTTGTCGACTCCGGTCTGGATCGCACGCATCCGGTATTTAAAGCGTATAAATCAGATGGTACGGGTGGTTCGGGTGCTTTGTGGGTGAATACTGCTGAAGCTAACGGAACACCAGGTTATGACGATGACGGAAATGGTTTCGTCGATGATATCAATGGTTGGAACTTCGTAGCGAACTCACCCAACGTAAATGACGACAACAACCACGGCACTCACGTTTCGGGTATCGTGGTGGGTGCGGGTCTTAATATCTTCCAACGTCCTTTACCTGAATCCAAAATCGTGATCATGCCAGTCAAGTCATTGGCTGCTGACGGGACGGGCACAACGGCGACAGCGATCAAAGCGATCGACTATGCTGTGAATAATGGCGCGCAGGTTATCAATAACTCTTGGGGGGGATCAAACTTCTCTAAAGCATTGTTGGATTCTCTGACGGCGGCTTATAACAATGGTATTTTGATCGTCAATGCGGCAGGTAACTATAACAGTAACAATGACAGCTTGCCGATGTACCCAGCGAATTATGATCTTCCAAGTGTGATCTCGGTTGCATCTGTGGGTTCTTCTGATGTCCGCTCTTCATTTTCGAATTATGGTAAAAACACAGTTCATATCGCAAGCCCTGGCGAAAGTATTCTAAGTACAGTTCCAGGTGGCGGTTATAACTATATGTCGGGTACTTCTATGGCGTCTCCATTCGTTGCCGGTGTGGCAGCATTGGCGCTTCGTGAAGAACCGCAATTGACGGGTTACCAAATTAAGCAAAAACTTTTTGCCAATGTTGACGTGATTGCAGGTCTTGCAAACTATGTTTCAACAAGTGGACGTATTGACTCTGCTAAGCTGATTACGGCTGTTCAAGCAAGTCACGGGGAAACAGCTTCTCAGCCAAGTTACGTATACTCTGCAAGTCGTTATCCGGCATCAGCTGATTCAGCAGGTGGCGCGACAGGTTGTGGCTTGGTCACGACAGCTATTAATGGCGGCCCAGGTGCGGGTGGTGCAAATCCAACTGCGGGTGTGGTCTTTGGTTTGATGATGATTCCGATGGCTGTGTGGTTCGTCCTTCGTCAACGTGCGATGGCTAACGATCCAAGAAACAAACGCCGTCACGATCGCTTCAAAATGCAATCATCGATCAAAGTAATGGTCGGCGATCGCGAGTTGGTTGGTTCGATGAACTCCATCTCTCAAGGTGGTCTGTCATTCAACACCGATCAGGCTCTGGAAAAAGGTGGCATTATCACGATGCGTATCCAAAGCCCAGATGGCCACGAGGTCATCGAAGTGCAGGGTCAAGTCGTGTGGAGCGAAGCAAACCAAGCGTACGGTGTCCAATTCGCCAACGCGAAGCAGGGAACTTTGGCAATGATCCAACAATGGACTGCTAATCTTGTGAAATCATAG
- the apaG gene encoding Co2+/Mg2+ efflux protein ApaG translates to MGMQKTVVPDFKISAKVVYVPSESNTEKGYHFFAYKIAITNQGSAPAQLMSRHWVITDALGKKEEVRGPGVIGMQPKIQPGQTFEYDSACPLNTTTGSMQGRYHFVTEDGQSFTVDIPEFYLVAPTSLH, encoded by the coding sequence ATGGGTATGCAGAAAACAGTTGTTCCAGATTTCAAAATTTCAGCCAAAGTCGTTTACGTCCCTTCCGAGTCAAATACGGAAAAGGGCTATCACTTCTTTGCCTATAAAATTGCGATCACGAACCAAGGTTCTGCCCCTGCTCAATTGATGAGCCGTCACTGGGTCATCACTGACGCTTTGGGTAAAAAAGAAGAAGTTCGCGGTCCCGGGGTTATTGGCATGCAGCCGAAAATCCAACCCGGTCAAACATTTGAATATGACAGCGCGTGCCCTTTGAATACGACAACGGGAAGCATGCAAGGTCGCTATCACTTTGTTACCGAAGACGGCCAAAGCTTCACCGTGGACATCCCAGAATTTTATCTGGTAGCGCCTACGTCTTTGCACTAG
- a CDS encoding YqjD family protein, translating into MAQPATYSQAKSTASNAASKLQSGYKEIQGRAREALDTSSDFVSDHPVSSVLGACAVGFVAGMLIRSRRW; encoded by the coding sequence ATGGCCCAACCAGCAACATACTCTCAGGCGAAATCGACTGCTTCAAATGCAGCTTCAAAACTGCAAAGCGGTTACAAAGAAATTCAAGGAAGAGCTCGGGAAGCACTCGATACTTCTTCCGATTTCGTATCTGATCATCCTGTCAGCTCAGTTCTCGGCGCCTGCGCCGTAGGCTTTGTAGCGGGCATGTTGATCCGTTCACGCCGCTGGTAA
- a CDS encoding SDR family oxidoreductase yields MSSWDLQGKTAVVCGASQGVGEATAKLLAERGARVIALARNEDKLKDLMKSLKGGTGHKYYVLDLADTEALKKILPEIAKENVQILINNSGGPKGGPLLEASIEEFEAPIRAHLKAAHLMVQTVVPAMRSSKYGRIVNIISTSVKNPIPGLGVSNTIRGAMANWSKTLAGELGPYGITVNNMLPGYIRTGRIESLMGAAAQKSGNSVDEIEEQWIKTIPAGRIGDPLEAAEGIAFLVSPAASYINGINLPIDGGRTPSL; encoded by the coding sequence ATGAGTTCATGGGATCTTCAGGGAAAAACAGCGGTCGTTTGCGGAGCTTCACAGGGAGTTGGCGAAGCCACTGCCAAACTTCTGGCAGAGCGCGGAGCTCGAGTCATCGCCTTGGCAAGAAATGAAGATAAATTAAAAGATCTGATGAAATCACTAAAGGGTGGGACCGGGCACAAATACTATGTGCTTGATCTTGCCGATACCGAAGCCCTTAAAAAGATCCTTCCCGAAATAGCGAAAGAAAATGTGCAGATTCTGATTAACAATTCAGGCGGCCCTAAGGGCGGTCCGCTTCTGGAAGCCTCCATCGAAGAATTTGAAGCGCCGATCAGGGCCCATCTTAAAGCCGCGCACTTAATGGTGCAGACGGTGGTGCCGGCAATGCGTTCTTCTAAATACGGAAGAATCGTGAATATCATCTCCACCTCCGTCAAAAATCCCATCCCAGGTTTGGGAGTTTCCAACACCATTCGCGGGGCTATGGCGAATTGGTCAAAAACTTTGGCGGGAGAGCTCGGGCCCTACGGTATCACGGTCAACAATATGCTTCCGGGCTATATTCGCACGGGGCGGATTGAATCATTGATGGGGGCGGCGGCTCAGAAATCAGGAAACTCCGTTGATGAGATCGAAGAGCAGTGGATTAAGACTATTCCTGCGGGCCGAATCGGTGACCCACTGGAAGCGGCAGAAGGCATTGCCTTTTTAGTCAGCCCGGCGGCCTCTTATATTAATGGTATCAATTTACCGATCGATGGCGGCCGAACGCCTTCTTTGTAG